In the Malassezia vespertilionis chromosome 1, complete sequence genome, one interval contains:
- the GLT1 gene encoding alanine dehydrogenase (MEROPS:MER1054487; BUSCO:EOG092600T9; EggNog:ENOG503NUMZ; COG:E), protein MPSNTTECFNQPDLKDERFVKEYESAAALQDSGYEEVRRDKSSWAGSLPAPQGLYDPEYEKDACGVGFMCHIKGKTDHKIVSDARFLLCHMTHRGATGADARDGDGAGVMTGMPDAFLRREVRSDLDFVLPPLGQYACGNVFLSKDAEARAEHLASFEAIAQQHKLRVLGWRVVPVDSSILGPASGSREPLIMQPFVVSGEHYGWNSRQCERNGAFDEDAFGRQLYVLRKHATHSIGLANWFYICSLSPSNIVYKGQLSPVQVYNYFYDLNNSHYSAHFALVHSRFSTNTFPSWDRAQPLRWAAHNGEINTIRGNKNWMRAREGNLKSNTFGDDLRHLFPIIEEGGSDSAAFDNVLELLMVNKVLTLPQAVMLMVPEAWQGNEKNMDPAKLAFYQWAGSLMEPWDGPALFTFCDGRYCGANLDRNGLRPCRWITTSDDIMICASEVGTLSIPPETITAKGRLRPGRMLLVDTQEGRIVDDRELKATTSHIADFAAWIEHNLLSLPQITKHVKELVPITPQLDDERLSTDPKLCAFGYSVDQINMLMLPMVSDAKEALGSMGNDGPLACISENTRPVYDYFRELFAQVTNPPIDPIREAVVMSLEDYIGPEGNLLELDQKQCNRIHLPSPVLSLEDVEALKNMHQVQRGWNAVTIDITYPYSQGAQGYEKTLDRISTEVSEAIEQGIKIVVLSDRAVGPDRVPISSLVACGCVHHHLIRNKRRGRIALVVETGEAREVHHVCVLLGYGADAICPWLAQEAVMKVGREGLCKKDLTAEELTTNWRHAVDGGILKVMSKMGISTLQSYKGAQIFEALGLDSAVIDRCFAGTASRIQGSTFTTLADDALELHERAYPKRATLKFEGLPESGEFHWRDGGEAHVNDPNCIATLQEATRQKNQNAWDAYSKASHDVIKKTTLRGLFDFAYDKTRAIPIDQVEPWTEIAQRFCTGAMSYGSISMEAHSALAIAMNRLGGKSNTGEGGEDPERSIPLPNGDSLRSKIKQIASGRFGVTSYYLSDSDELQIKLAQGAKPGEGGELPGHKVSESIARTRHSTAGVGLISPPPHHDIYSIEDLKQLIYDLKCSNPRSRVSVKLVSEVGVGVIAAGVAKAKADHILIAGHDGGTGASRWTGIKHAGLPWELGLAETHQTLVLNDLRGRVTVQTDGQLRTGRDIAVACLLGAEEWGFSTAPLIAMGCIMMRKCHLNTCPVGIATQDPVLREKFAGQPEHVINFFYYLAEEMRAIMAKLGMRTVNEMVGRSDLLYVDDKLRTPKTSNIDLSAVLKPAHEMRPGAATYKVRQQDHRLYIRLDNKFIDEAEPALHDGLPVSIECNVVNTDRALGTTLSYKVSKLFGEEGLPRDTIHINAKGSAGQSCGAFLAPGITLELEGDANDYVGKGLSGGRIIVYPPKVSPFKAEENVIVGNTCLYGATRGHAYFSGIAAERFCVRNSGAYAVVEGLGDHGCEYMTGGRVVVLGSTGRNFAAGMSGGIAYVLDMNRDFASKCNMEMVELSGVRDPHEIAELRNMLEDHRHYTNSAVADRVLNEFHHLLPRFVRVMPTDYKHVLEQQAAKAAEEKKSRSHVDLLGTLSRRGSQVDISTSEDGTQHAKDAADHARAHEPLVTDMEDAMMDEDLAKARTGKLDKMRGFMKYKRRTESYRNTGARVKDFKELSKRLTEPELKVQTARCMDCGVPFCQSDNGCPISNIIPKWNDLVFKGMWRDALNRLLMTNNFPEFTGRVCPAPCEGACVLGIIENPVGIKSIECAIIDKAWEEGWMVPRVPERRTGKTVAVIGSGPAGLACADQLNRAGHAVTVYERADRAGGLLMYGIPNMKLDKHVVDRRLGLMAAEGVQFITSTEVGRDVDAADLHAQNDAVVFATGATWPRNLNIPGRDGDGVHFAMEYLTSNTQSLLAHQLAEGTFLNAKGKHVIVIGGGDTGNDCIGTAVRHGAASVTNFELLPQPPDQRAPNNPWPQWPRVFRTDYGHAEVAARWGEDPREYCISTTDFERDESGKLVALNTIRVAWELDASGKWQMSKVPGSERRFPCDLCFLALGFLGPENAAITSLGLDQDARSNILADNQQGRHPYRTNVERVYTAGDCRRGQSLIVWGIQEGRACAAQIDTDFMGNSYLPWAGSIPRRIYPIEDHAAPPIGAEA, encoded by the coding sequence ATGCCAAGCAATACCACTGAATGCTTCAACCAGCCGGACTTGAAGGACGAACGTTTTGTGAAGGAGTACGAGTCCGCTGCGGCACTCCAGGACAGCGGTTATGAAGAGGTGCGTCGCGATAAATCGTCGTGGGCTGGCTCCCTTCCCGCTCCCCAAGGCCTGTACGACCCCGAATATGAAAAAGACGCGTGTGGCGTCGGTTTTATGTGCCACATCAAAGGGAAGACCGACCACAAGATCGTGTCTgacgcgcgcttcctgctCTGCCACATGACCCATCGTGGTGCCACtggcgccgacgcgcgcgatggcgaCGGTGCTGGCGTAATGACCGGCATGCCGGACGCatttttgcggcgcgaggtgcgcagcgaccTCGATTTTGTTCTCCCCCCTCTCGGCCAATACGCCTGTGGAAACGTGTTTCTCTCCAAAGACGCGGAAGCACGTGCGGAGCACCTCGCTTCGTTTGAGGCCATTGCCCAGCAACACAagctgcgtgtgcttggCTGGCGTGTTGTGCCTGTAGACAGCAGCATTTTGGGTCCTGCGTCTGGCAGCCGGGAGCCGTTGATCATGCAGCCCTTTGTCGTTTCCGGCGAGCATTACGGTTGGAACTCGCGCCAGTGCGAGCGTAACGGCGCTTTTGACGAAGACGCGTTTGGTCGCCAGCTCtatgtgctgcgcaagcatgcgACGCACTCGATCGGTCTTGCCAACTGGTTTTATATCTGTTCCCTGTCCCCGTCCAACATTGTATACAAAGGCCAGTTGAGCCCTGTACAAGTGTACAATTACTTTTACGACCTGAACAATTCGCATTACAGCGCCCACTTTGCCCTTGTCCACTCGCGCTTCTCCACGAATACCTTCCCTTCGTGGGACCGTGCACAGCCCTTGCGCTGGGCCGCTCACAATGGTGAGATCAACACGATCCGCGGCAACAAGAAttggatgcgcgcgcgcgaaggcAACTTGAAATCCAACACCTTTGGTGACGACTTGCGCCACCTCTTCCCGATCATTGAAGAGGGCGGTTCCGACTCTGCGGCGTTTGATAATGTGCTGGAGCTGCTGATGGTGAACAAGGTACTGACTTTGCCACAGGCGGTGATGCTGATGGTGCCCGAAGCTTGGCAAGGCAACGAGAAGAACATGGACCCTGCCAAGCTCGCGTTTTATCAGTGGGCTGGGAGCCTTATGGAGCCCTGGGACGGCCCTGCGCTCTTTACCTTTTGCGACGGCCGCTACTGCGGTGCCAACCTCGACCGCAACGGTCTGCGTCCTTGCCGCTGGATCACCACCAGTGACGATATTATGATCTGTGCATCGGAAGTGGGCACCCTGTCTATCCCCCCCGAGACTATCACCGCCAAAGGCCGCCTCCGCCCCGGCCGTATGCTCCTTGTCGATACCCAAGAAGGCCGCATTGTTGACGACCGCGAGCTCAAGGCTACCACCTCACACATTGCCGACTTTGCCGCGTGGATCGAGCACAATCTGCTGAGCTTGCCGCAGATCACCAAGCACGTCAAGGAGCTCGTGCCCATCACGCCGCAACTGGATGACGAGCGGCTCAGTACAGACCCCAAGCTGTGTGCGTTTGGCTACTCGGTGGACCAGATCAACATGTTGATGCTTCCCATGGTCTCTGACGCTaaagaagcgcttggcTCCATGGGCAACGACGGGCCCCTTGCGTGCATTTCCGAAAACACGCGCCCCGTGTACGACTACTTCCgcgagctctttgcgcaagTCACGAATCCCCCCATTGACCCTATCCGCGAAGCGGTGGTCATGTCGCTGGAAGACTATATCGGCCCCGAGGGCAACCTCCTCGAGCTGGACCAAAAGCAGTGCAACCGCATCCACCTGCCGAGCCCCGTGCTGAGTCTTGAGGATGTCGAGGCACTGAAGAACATGCACCAAGTTCAGCGTGGCTGGAACGCCGTGACGATCGACATTACCTATCCTTACAgccaaggtgcgcaagGGTATGAGAAAACGCTCGATCGCATCTCGACTGAGGTGTCAGAAGCCATCGAGCAAGGAATCAAGATTGTTGTCCTGTCTGACCGTGCCGTCGGCCCTGACCGCGTCCCGATCAGCTCGCTGGTCGCCTGCGGCTGCGTCCACCACCACTTGATCCGCAACAAGAGGCGCGGACGCATCGCTCTTGTCGTCGAGAcgggcgaagcgcgcgaagTACACCACGTTTGCGTCCTGCTCGGCTACGGCGCCGATGCCATTTGCCCGTGGCTCGCGCAGGAAGCGGTGATGAAGGTCGGGCGCGAAGGCCTCTGCAAGAAAGACCTCACTGCCGAGGAGCTCACAACCAACTGGCGCCACGCTGTCGATGGCGGAATCCTCAAGGTCATGTCCAAGATGGGCATCTCTACCCTCCAGTCGTACAAAGGCGCGCAGATCTTTGAGGCGCTTGGCCTCGACAGCGCCGTGATTGACCGCTGCTTTGCTGGCACCGCTTCGCGGATTCAAGGCAGCACCTTTACCACACTCGCCGACGATGCCCTCGAGCTCCACGAGCGAGCGTACCCCAAGCGTGCCACGCTCAAGTTTGAAGGACTCCCCGAAAGCGGCGAGTTTCACTGGCGCGACGgtggcgaagcgcacgtcAACGACCCCAACTGCATCGCCACGCTGCAggaagcgacgcgccaaaAGAACCAAAACGCATGGGACGCGTACTCCAAAGCCTCCCACGACGTGATCAAGAAGACGACACTGCGTGGCCTTTTTGACTTTGCGTAcgacaagacgcgcgcgattccCATCGACCAGGTCGAGCCCTGGACTGAaattgcgcagcgcttttgCACCGGTGCCATGTCGTACGGCTCCATCAGCATGGAGGCGCActcggcgcttgccatTGCCATGAACCGCCTCGGGGGCAAGTCGAACACGGGCGAAGGTGGCGAAGACCCCGAGCGCTCTATTCCACTCCCCAATGGcgactcgctgcgctccaagATCAAGCAGATTGCCTCGGGACGCTTTGGCGTCACGTCCTACTACCTCTCCGACTCGGACGAGCTCCAGATCAAGCTGGCCCAAGGCGCCAAGCCCGGCGAGGGCGGCGAGCTTCCTGGCCACAAGGTGTCGGAGTCgattgcacgcacgcgtCACAGCACTGCGGGTGTCGGCCTCATTAGTCCCCCGCCCCACCACGACATCTACTCGATTGAAGACCTTAAGCAGCTGATTTACGACCTCAAGTGCTCCAATCCGCGCTCCCGCGTCAGTGTCAAGCTCGTGTCTGAAGTGGGCGTCGGGGTGATTGCCGCAGGCGTCGCCAAAGCAAAGGCGGACCACATTTTGATTGCGGGCCACGACGGCGGCaccggcgcgtcgcgctggaccgGCATCAAGCACGCCGGCCTGCCCTGGGAACTGGGTCTTGCCGAGACCCACCAAACGCTTGTGTTGAACGACTTGCGCGGCCGGGTCACTGTGCAAACCGACGGCCAGCTGCGCACTGGACGCGACATTGCCGTGGCATGTCTTCTCGGCGCGGAAGAGTGGGGCTTTTccaccgcgccgctcatTGCCATGGGCTGCATTATGATGCGCAAGTGCCATTTGAATACCTGTCCTGTCGGCATTGCCACGCAGGACCCCGTCTTGCGCGAAAAGTTTGCCGGGCAGCCCGAGCACGTCATCAACTTCTTCTACTACCTCGCCGAAGAGATGCGTGCGATTATGGCCAAGCTCGGTATGCGTACCGTCAACGAGATGGTAGGCCGCTCGGACCTGCTGTATGTAGAcgacaagctgcgcacgcccaaGACGTCCAACATTGACTTGAGTGCGGTGCTCAAGCCAGCGCATGAGATGCGCCCCGGCGCTGCCACGTACAAGGTGCGCCAGCAAGACCACCGCCTCTACATCCGCCTCGACAACAAGTTTATCGACGAGGCCGAGCCAGCGCTTCACGACGGCCTCCCTGTCTCGATCGAGTGCAACGTGGTGAACACGGACCGTGCGCTGGGCACCACACTGTCGTACAAAGTATCGAAGCTCTTTGGCGAAGAAGGCCTTCCGCGCGATACCATCCACATCAATGCCAAAGGCAGCGCGGGGCAGTCGTGCGGTGCGTTCCTCGCGCCGGGCATTACACTCGAGCTCGAAGGCGACGCGAACGACTATGTTGGCAAAGGGCTCAGCGGCGGGCGCATCATTGTTTATCCCCCCAAGGTGTCGCCTTTCAAGGCAGAGGAAAATGTGATTGTGGGCAATACGTGCTTGtacggcgcgacgcgcggccaCGCCTACTTTTCCGGCAttgccgccgagcgcttttgcgtgcgcaacTCTGGGGCCTACGCCGTTGTCGAAGGCCTGGGCGACCATGGCTGTGAGTACATGACGGGCGGCCGTGTGGTGGTGTTGGGCAGTACGGGCCGCAACTTTGCCGCGGGCATGAGCGGCGGCATTGCCTACGTGCTCGACATGAACCGCGACTTTGCGAGTAAGTGCAACATGGAGATGGTCGAGCTGAGCGGTGTCCGCGATCCCCACGAAattgccgagctgcgcaacatgCTCGAGGACCATCGCCACTACACAAACTCGGCGGTGGCCGACCGCGTGCTGAACGAGTTCCACCACCTTTTGCCACGCTTTGTGCGTGTGATGCCGACAGACTACAAGCatgtgctcgagcagcaggcCGCCAAGGCCGCAGAGGAGAAGAAGTCGCGCAGCCACGtcgacttgctcggcacgctctcgcgccgcggcagccAAGTCGACATCAGCACCTCCGAAGACGGCACACAGCACGCCAAGGATGCTGCAGACCACGCCCGCGCCCACGAGCCTTTGGTCACGGACATGGAGGACGCAATGATGGACGAGGAcctcgccaaggcgcgcacggGCAAGCTCGACAAGATGCGTGGCTTTATGAAgtacaagcgccgcaccgaGTCGTACCGCAACacgggcgcgcgcgtaAAAGACTTCAAGGAACTCTCCAAGCGGCTCACCGAGCCCGAGCTCAAGGTCCAaaccgcgcgctgcatggacTGCGGCGTGCCGTTTTGCCAGTCGGACAATGGGTGCCCCATTTCCAACATTATTCCCAAGTGGAACGACCTCGTCTTTAAAGGCATgtggcgcgacgcactcAACCGCCTCTTGATGACCAACAACTTTCCCGAATTTACCGGGCGCGTGtgcccagcgccgtgcgaaGGCGCTTGTGTCCTCGGCATCATTGAGAACCCCGTGGGAATCAAATCCATCGAGTGCGCCATCATTGACAAGGCGTGGGAAGAGGGCTGGATGGTTCCGCGCGTgcccgagcgccgcaccggCAAGACGGTGGCCGTGATTGGCTCTGGTCCGGCGGGACTTGCGTGCGCCGATCAGCTCAACCGTGCGGGTCATGCAGTGACGGTGTACGAGCGTGCGGACCGCGCCGGCGGCTTGCTCATGTACGGCATCCCCAACATGAagctcgacaagcacgTTGTCGACCGCCGCCTCGGCCTCATGGCGGCCGAAGGCGTCCAGTTTATCACCTCCACCGAAGTCGGCCGCGACGTGGACGCTGCGGATTTGCACGCACAAAACGACGCGGTTGTGTTTGCCACGGGTGCAACCTGGCCGCGCAACCTCAATATTCCcgggcgcgacggcgacggcgtgcaCTTTGCCATGGAGTACCTCACCTCCAACACCCAGAGCCTGCTCGCCCaccagcttgccgagggcACGTTTCTGAACGCAAAAGGCAAGCATGTGATTGTcattggcggcggcgacaCGGGCAATGACTGCATCGGCACGGCTgtgcgccacggcgctgcttctGTGACCAACTTTGAGCTGCTTCCCCAGCCCCCcgaccagcgcgcgccgaacAACCCCTGGCCACAGTGGCCGCGTGTTTTCCGCACCGACTATGGCCATGCAGAGGTCGCGGCTCGCTGGGGCGAGGACCCGCGCGAGTACTGCATTTCTACCACCGActttgagcgcgacgagagTGGCAAGTTGGTCGCGCTGAACACGATCCGTGTTGCCTGGGAGCTCGACGCGAGTGGCAAGTGGCAGATGAGCAAGGTGCCGGGCTCGGAGCGGCGCTTCCCTTGCGACCTGTGcttccttgcgcttggatTCCTTGGGCCGGAGAATGCCGCAATTACCTCGCTCGGCCTCGACCaggatgcgcgcagcaacaTTCTTGCAGATAACCAACAAGGGCGCCATCCGTACCGCACCAATGTCGAGCGTGTCTACACAGCGGGCGACTGCCGTCGCGGCCAGTCGCTGATTGTATGGGGTATTCAAGAGGgacgtgcgtgtgctgctcaAATCGACACGGACTTTATGGGCAACTCATACCTTCCATGGGCGGGCAGCattccgcgccgcatctACCCCATTGAGGaccatgccgcgccgcccattGGCGCCGAAGCATAG
- the ADE12 gene encoding adenylosuccinate synthase (TransMembrane:1 (i113-130o); COG:F; EggNog:ENOG503NWD9) codes for MLGRPVAMKMTKPRSIGGEMIYPESGSYIKGTVNDSVEYPKPDPSHGSYHWAFERLLSVSLIPLISVACVKHGMSGAVDGILSAVLLLHSHIGFDNVFTDYVEKRKFPKAGPAISWILRGFTLLTGYGLYEFNTSFNSTSPAHAESITDMTSFFLNFRHPQTTLPTMASLPKPNLSKQGQVSVVLGSQWGDEGKGKLTDILAAEMDICARCAGGNNAGHTIVANVGPDNVKTKFAFHLLPSGLVNPRCVGFIGNGVVVHIPSFFSELDTLEKKGLKCDNRLFVSDRAHLVFDFHQVVDGLKEVELGGSSIGTTKKGIGPAYSSKASRSGLRVHHLYDFDTFAAKFRKLVEGRFKRYGNFEYDTEGEIARYRAFAERLRPFVVDGVTFIHSMLASDRRVLVEGANALMLDLDYGTYPFVTSSSTGIGGVCTGLGIPPQCIGTVIGVVKAYTSRVGAGPFPTELNDGVMQHLQEVGAEYGTTTGRRRRCGWLDLVMMRYSCLINGYTCLNLTKLDVLDGVSEIKVATSYIYQGKELASFPADLNMLAKVEVQYKTFAGWEGSISEATEYSQLPEKCRQYVEFIEDFLGVPIEWIGVGPGRSSMIHRRVADQQQ; via the exons ATGCTAGGCCGCCCTGTCGCGATGAAAATGACCAAGCCGCGCTCCATCGGTGGCGAGATGATCTACCCCGAAAGCGGAT CTTACATCAAGGGCACTGTTAACGACTCCGTTGAATACCCCAAGCCCGACCCCTCTCACGGTTCTTACCATTGGGCATTTGAGCGCCTGCTGTCTGTCTCGCTTATTCCACTCATTTCTGTCGCTTGCGTGAAGCACGGTATGTCTGGTGCTGTCGACGGTATTCTTTCTGCGGTTCTTCTTTTGCACTCGCACATTGGCTTTGACAACGTCTTCACCGATTATGTGGAGAAGCGCAAGTTCCCCAAGGCTGGCCCTGCAATTTCTTGGATCCTCCGTGGCTTTACGCTTCTCACTGGCTACGGTCTATACG AGTTCAACACGA GCTTCAATTCTACGTCGCCTGCACACGCTGAGAGCATTACTGACATGACCTCCTTCTTTTTGAACTTTCGCCATCCTCAGACGACATTG CCGACAATGGCGTCTTTGCCGAAACCAAACCTGTCTAAACAAGGGCAGGTGTCTGTTGTTCTCGGGTCGCAATGGGGCGATGAGGGCAAAG GAAAACTCACGGATATCCTTGCAGCAGAGATGGATATCTGTGCCCGTTGTGCCGGCGGTAACAATGCCGGACACACAATTGTCGCTAATGTGGGCCCCGACAACGTGAAGACTAAGTTTGCTTTTCACTTGCTTCCTTCCGGCCTGGTGAATCCCCGCTGCGTAGGGTTCATCGGCAACGGTGTCGTGGTCCACATCCCTTCCTTTTTTAGCGAGCTCGATACACTGGAGAAGAAAG GTCTCAAATGCGACAATCGTCTCTTTGTCTCTGACCGTGCACACCTCGTCTTCGACTTCCACCAAGTTGTAGACGGGCTCAAGGAAGTCGAGCTCGGTGGTAGCAGCATTGGTACTACTAAGAAGGGTATTGGCCCAGCTTACTCTTCCAAGGCATCGCGTTCCGGTCTTCGTGTGCACCACTTGTACGACTTTGACACTTTTGCGGCCAAGTTCCGCAAGCTGGTCGAGGGCCGCTTCAAGCGCTATGGCAACTTTGAATACGACACGGAAGGCGAGATTGCAAGGTACCGCGcttttgccgagcgcctccGTCCGTTTGTCGTCGACGGTGTCACGTTCATTCACTCGATGCTCGCCTCCGACCGTCGTGTCTTGGTCGAGGGCGCAAATGCGCTCATGCTCGATCTGGATTATGGCACCTATCCCTTTGTAACCTCCTCGTCGACTGGCATTGGTGGTGTTTGCACGGGTCTCGGTATCCCACCGCAGTGCATCGGCACGGTGATTGGTGTGGTCAAAGCGTACACCTCGCGTGTCGGCGCCGGTCCGTTCCCTACGGAGCTGAACGACGGTGTGATGCAGCACCTACAGGAAGTCGGTGCCGAGTACGGCACCACCACTGGCCGCAGGCGCCGTTGCGGCTGGCTCGACCTGGTCATGATGCGCTACTCGTGCCTGATTAACGGATACACGTGTTTGAACCTGACCAAGCTCGATGTTCTCGACGGTGTTTCCGAGATCAAGGTTGCGACTAGCTACATCTACCAAGGTAAAGAGCTTGCCAGTTTTCCTGCGGACCTGAACATGCTGGCTAAAGTCGAGGTGCAGTACAAAACGTTTGCTGGCTGGGAGGGCTCCATCTCGGAGGCCACCGAGTACAGCCAGCTGCCCGAGAAGTGCCGCCAGTACGTCGAGTTTATCGAAGACTTCCTCGGCGTCCCGATTGAATGGATCGGCGTCGGCCCTGGCCGTAGCTCGATGATCCATCGCCGCGTTGCGGACCAGCAACAATGA
- the PDA1 gene encoding pyruvate dehydrogenase (acetyl-transferring) (COG:C; EggNog:ENOG503NUI6), with translation MGRRDGMSKGKGGSMHVYTPNFFGGNGIVGAQVPLGAGLAFAQKYKKTGHATFTLYGDGASNQGQVFEAFNMAKLWNLPCVFVCENNKYGMGTSAERSSMNTEFYKRGDQIPGIQVNAMDVLSVMQGTSFARNYTLSGKGPLLMELVTYRYGGHSLSDPGTTYRTREEIQKMRSSSDPIQGLKTQILEWGVMDENELKKVDKAAKEFVDKAVETAKESEEPSMDDLYCNVLCVQIHLC, from the exons ATGG GCCGCCGCGACGGTATGTCCAAAGGCAAGGGCGGCTCCATGCACGTATACACGCCCAACTTTTTCGGCGGTAACGGTATTGTGGGTGCCCAAGTCCCGCTTGGTGCCGGTcttgcgtttgcgcaaaagTACAAAAAAACGGGCCATGCGACATTCACGCTCTATGGCGATGGCGCATCGAACCAGGGACAAGTCTTTGAGGCGTTCAACATGGCCAAGCTGTGGAACCTTCCTTGTGTGTTTGTCTGCGAGAACAACAAATACGGTATGGGTAcaagcgccgagcgcagctcCATGAACACGGAATTCTACAAGCGCGGTGACCAAATCCCTGGTATCCAAGTGAATGCGATGGATGTGCTTTCCGTGATGCAGGGTACTAGCTTTGCTCGTAACTACACATTGTCTGGAAAGGGCCCCCTGCTTATGGAACTGGTGACATACCGCTACGGTGGCCACTCTTTGTCTGACCCCGGCACTACATACCGCACGCGTGAGGAGATCCAGAAAATGCGCAGCTCTTCTGACCCGATCCAAGGACTTAAGACGCAGATTTTGGAATGGGGTGTCATGGATGAAAATGAGCTGAAGAAGGTCGACAAAGCGGCAAAAGAGTTTGTCGACAAAGCGGTGGAGACTGCCAAGGAAAGCGAAGAACCCTCTATGGACGATCTCTATTGCAACGTCTTGTGCGTACAAATTCATTTATGCTAA
- the PRP31 gene encoding U4/U6-U5 snRNP complex subunit prp31 (COG:A; BUSCO:EOG09264B2X; EggNog:ENOG503NWX2), whose translation MASLADELLAEVEEDVGVDAGTHVSQNTEGVPVYHETDNTARDVADDPMHDASMLPAHGASRPPDALDQATLDSMDFGVDAVDSARSVSKLYGHDTLTELVHTVEVSMAQPPPSAMEASPEYPLIVRANNMAVELDNEVLILHRFIRERYAPRFPELETLVLNPWEFIQAVRALGNDKELRGANVEGILPHGTVVVISMSASNTTGRPLPVQEWEKVQEASEMALSLEAMRRKVSEYVESRMTLLAPNLSALVGTRVATKLVGVAGGLAGLAKIPSCNVHLIGASKKQHTGLNTNHGASTRFSGFLAQAAQVENTPEDYRMQALRMLAAKASLAARMDASGASHARTGSYGASLRAEVERKIEKLLEPPPAKLIKALPVPSEGGRKQRRGGRRARKFREMHGLTELRKMQNRVEFGKEEEEAGAFDATVGLGMINTKASGKIRATTANASSKARMSKANKTRLAAMNRPSLSLLGQGTPSTSGTASSLSFTPVQGIELVDPSRQKKVDEANAKWFSEGQFSLVPGTTGSAIPGLGTKDAKPMAPPAPRPT comes from the exons ATGGCGAGCCTCGCAGACGAGCTGCTGGCAGAGGTAGAGGAGGATGTAGGTGTAGACGCTGGCACACACGTCTCTCAAAATACGGAAGGAGTGCCTGTATACCATGAGACGGACAATACGGCGCGTGACGTTGCAGACGACCCAATGCACGATGCTTCGATGCTCCctgcgcacggtgcatCGCGGCCGCCCGATGCGCTTGATCAGGCAACCCTGGACAGCATGGATTTCGGTGTAGATGCCGTGGATAGCGCACGGTCCGTATCGAAGCTTTACGGACATGATACCCTTACCGAACTCGTACAC ACCGTAGAGGTGTCCATGGCGCAACCGCCGCCATCCGCAATGGAGGCATCGCCAGAATACCCCTTGATCGTGCGTGCAAACAACATGGCGGTCGAGTTGGACAACGAGGTGCTTATCCTGCACAGATTCATCCGCGAACGCTACGCGCCGCGATTCCCAGAGCTCGAGACACTTGTGCTCAACCCCTGGGAATTCATCCaggctgtgcgtgcgcttggaaATGACAAGgaactgcgcggcgcgaatgTCGAAGGGATTTTACCGCACGGAACGGTCGTGGTGATCAGCATGTCTGCCTCCAACACCACCGGCCGCCCGCTGCCTGTGCAGGAATGGGAAAAGGTGCAAGAGGCGTCCGAGATGGCGCTGTCACTTGAGGctatgcgccgcaaagtATCCGAGTATGTCGAGTCGCGCATGACGCTCTTGGCGCCAAATCTTTCCGCGCTTGTCGGTACGCGCGTCGCGACAAAACTGGTCGGGGTTGCGGGCGGCTTGGCGGGCCTTGCCAAGATTCCCTCGTGCAATGTCCACCTTATTGGCGCGTCGAAAAAGCAGCACACGGGGCTCAATACGAATCACGGCGCCTCTACGCGGTTCTCTGGGTTCTTGGCACAGGCAGCGCAAGTCGAAAACACTCCGGAAGACTATCGCATGCAGGCtttgcgcatgctcgcCGCAAAGGCCtcgctcgcagcgcgcatggACGCTAGCGGTgcttcgcacgcgcgcacaggTAGCTACGGCGCCTCCCTTCGCGCCGAGGTGGAGCGCAAGATTGAAAAACTGCTCGAGCCCCCACCGGCGAAGCTGATCAAAGCGCTCCCTGTGCCGAGCGAGGGCGGACGcaaacagcggcgcggcggtcgtcgcgcgcgcaagtttCGCGAGATGCATGGACTTacggagctgcgcaagatgcagAACCGCGTCGAGTTTGGGaaagaagaggaggaagcCGGTGCCTTTGACGCGACGGTTGGCCTCGGCATGATCAATACCAAAGCAAGTGGAAAAATTCGCGCTACCACGGCGAATGCGTCCTCCAAGGCAAGGATGTCAAAGGCAAACAAGACGCGCCTGGCTGCGATGAACCGCCCGTCCTTGTCGTTGCTTGGCCAGGGAACACCATCCACGTCGGGGACTGCTTCGTCGCTCTCATTTACCCCAGTACAAGGGATCGAGCTGGTCGATCCCTCACGCCAGAAAAAGGTTGATGAAGCCAACGCAAAATGGTTTAGCGAGGGGCAATTCTCGCTCGTGCCGGGTACGACGGGCAGCGCCATTCCCGGGCTCGGCACAAAAGACGCCAAGCCGATGGCGCCTCCTGCACCTCGGCCTACATAG